From Rutidosis leptorrhynchoides isolate AG116_Rl617_1_P2 chromosome 3, CSIRO_AGI_Rlap_v1, whole genome shotgun sequence, a single genomic window includes:
- the LOC139895979 gene encoding uncharacterized protein isoform X2 — MAGNARLESLSANSSEPGFTGPYSKGKRLSNLDRSGSFREGAESRVFSSGFAVSRGGGNASVASSGNLSLSQCLSLDPISIGDRKTDRSVELKRVMGLFVGSVSEENSSAAAVSGHSKPSTPVAVAEDLKRLRSSVVDTRTTARGRANKLDEHLHKLDKYCDGVVSKKTQRKELMNNDQAGALNSKTGTQIYKKSTELVNQRVEDRPKNVLLNKRVRSSVAETRGELRGNGIKRQLVTTATDRDLLKDSVGESEILEDKIQKLPAVAEGWDKKMKRKRSVGTVLTRSMDSNGDPKRTLQNKVVSEHVVQPNNAVPFRLVACNGTGSIHKSEDKLEGPSLPNSSRPRFSPRNELEGPTRDIAAGSIKEGVLTKGNNKLNTHDDNHIVGGNLVTKGKASRTPRINAMVAASSSPITRQSVTPETRENATNGSSNRKRVPPSGSTSPSMAQWVGQRPQKMSRTRRANLVSPVSNQEEKPLVSDSCSHSDVSVKVASDGNNGPNLTKQSKPKVEPVEFPNRLSESEESVVQNESQNIGPSSAIGMKVKGVVNEENCEGVRKQVVRRGPSIARASSTLTEENLDNVTMVTPVTGVKPVTGVKPETGVNPETGVNPVTGANLIRTNRPGCEKDGSKSDRPLKKPSNRKGFSRLGHLPNGGSESTTTGNDDREELLAAANYARNASYLACSSAFWKKMEPIFAPVSSKDQLFLSSQLKEQDVHESFPQLPGCENNVVMNVAREALATVCDTNASGERNVHVKHQGSESFSGRLDSDKTSKDFIPLFQRVLSALIVEDTIDELEQEEEEEEEEDTGNIPLEDVLYDSVYDPNHHLIDYEPRKKTRRDSAEHDSVFQSVHSVKVSFSSNGCANAFDISSFDGQYEHMNMDDKILLELNSIGLYPELVPKMDDKKDEAIKQEINQLKIKLRQQNYKKKAFLEKICKGVGSISVKRDLEQLALDRLVELAHRKLLATRGGSRSVILKIPKHVALAFGKRTLARCRKFGKTGISCFNVPSLRDVLFAPRDNNELEPTSSVGGPVANTVTKYIGFQNLHPGSRMSSDEAFARNGPILNRGKKKELLLDDVGTMEKRAYQGERKPKLKPKQKAGQSPIRGNGFGYQSTRTLPLPSSTYGPNHHIVGDSSRDFQTVSHSNGHREMFKESQETIDPLHDLDPIDELGVGTELGGPQDLSSLLNFDVEELQDHYSAGLEIPMDDLTELNMF, encoded by the exons ATGGCTGGTAATGCGAGATTGGAATCGTTATCAGCTAATTCATCAGAGCCAGGTTTTACAGGACCGTATTCCAAGGGAAAAAGGTTGTCTAATTTGGATAGGTCTGGAAGCTTCCGAGAAGGTGCGGAGAGTCGTGTTTTTAGTTCAGGGTTTGCCGTGTCACGTGGTGGAGGTAATGCGAGTGTAGCGTCATCGGGGAATTTATCGTTGTCTCAGTGTTTGTCTCTGGATCCGATTTCGATTGGTGATCGAAAAACTGATAGGTCGGTTGAGTTGAAAAGGGTTATGGGGCTATTTGTTGGTAGTGTTAGTGAAGAGAATTCGTCTGCAGCTGCTGTTTCTGGTCACTCGAAGCCTTCAACACCTGTGGCGGTTGCTGAAGATTTAAAGCGGTTGAGATCGAGCGTTGTGGATACACGTACGACTGCTAG AGGAAGGGCAAACAAATTGGATGAACACTTGCATAAATTGGATAAGTATTGTGATGGTGTAGTTTCAAAGAAAACGCAGAGGAAAGAGTTAATGAATAATGATCAAGCAGGTGCTTTAAACTCGAAGACTGGAACTCAAATATACAAAAAGTCTACAGAACTTGTAAATCAAAGAGTAGAAGATCGTCCTAAGAATGTACTTTTGAACAAGCGTGTTCGCTCTTCAGTTGCAGAAACAAGG GGGGAACTACGGGGTAATGGTATAAAAAGGCAGCTTGTGACAACTGCTACAGATAGAGATTTACTCAAGGACAGTGTTGGAGAATCTGAGATATTAGAAGACAAGATTCAAAAGTTGCCTGCAGTCGCTGAAGGTTGGGataaaaaaatgaaaagaaaacgttCAGTAGGTACAGTGCTGACTAGATCTATGGATAGCAATGGAGACCCAAAACGAACTTTGCAAAATAAGGTTGTCAGTGAACACGTTGTACAACCAAACAATGCTGTTCCTTTCAG ATTAGTAGCTTGTAATGGTACTGGTAGCATTCACAAGTCAGAAGACAAGTTGGAAGGTCCATCGTTGCCTAATAGTTCCCGTCCTCGTTTTTCTCCTAGAAATGAACTGGAGGGGCCCACTAGAGATATTGCTGCCGGATCTATTAAGGAAGGTGTTCTTACAAAAGGAAACAATAA GTTAAATACTCATGACGACAATCATATTGTTGGTGGGAATTTAGTGACTAAGGGAAAGGCTTCGCGGACCCCACGCATCAATGCTATGGTGGCCGCCAGCTCATCCCCAATTACTCGTCAATCTGTAACACCAGAAACCCGCGAGAATGCGACCAATGGGTCTAGCAACCGGAAACGGGTTCCACCTTCTGGGTCAACTTCTCCCTCTATGGCCCAATGGGTTGGTCAAAGACCACAAAAAATGTCTCGAACTAGGAGAGCAAATCTGGTGTCTCCTGTCTCAAATCAAGAAGAAAAACCGTTAGTATCCGACAGCTGTTCGCACTCTGATGTTAGTGTTAAAGTGGCATCCGATGGAAACAATGGTCCTAATTTAACCAAACAATCGAAACCTAAAGTGGAGCCGGTTGAATTTCCAAATCGGTTGTCTGAAAGTGAAGAATCTGTTGTTCAAAATGAAAGTCAAAATATTGGACCTTCTTCAGCAATTGGAATGAAAGTCAAAGGTGTAGTTAATGAAGAAAATTGTGAGGGTGTGAGGAAACAAGTTGTGAGAAGAGGTCCTTCAATCGCAAGGGCTAGCTCTACACTAACTGAGGAGAATTTGGATAATGTAACCATGGTTACTCCAGTAACCGGGGTTAAGCCAGTAACCGGGGTTAAACCAGAAACGGGGGTTAATCCAGAAACGGGGGTTAATCCAGTAACCGGGGCTAATTTAATTCGAACTAATAGACCTGGTTGTGAGAAGGATGGAAG TAAGTCAGACCGACCATTGAAAAAGCCCTCAAACCGCAAGGGCTTTTCACGTCTTGGACATTTGCCCAACGGGGGTTCTGAGTCTACAACTACAG GAAATGATGACCGTGAAGAACTGTTAGCAGCTGCAAATTATGCTCGTAATGCTAGCT ATCTAGCATGTTCAAGCGCTTTCTGGAAAAAAATGGAACCTATATTCGCTCCTGTTAGTTCAAAAGATCAATTATTCCTATCCTCACAG CTAAAGGAGCAGGATGTTCATGAAAGTTTTCCTCAGTTGCCTGGTTGTGAGAATAACGTTGTG ATGAACGTTGCACGTGAAGCCTTAGCAACTGTTTGTGACACAAACGCCTCTGGTGAAAGAAATGTGCATGTGAAACATCAAGGAAGTGAGTCTTTTTCTGGGAGACTCGATTCAGATAAAACGTCCAAAGATTTCATTCCATTATTCCAGAGAGTATTATCAGCACTCATTGTAGAAGACACCATTGATGAACttgaacaagaagaagaagaagaagaagaagaagacactgGAAACATACCGCTCGAGGATGTTTTGTATGATTCAGTTTATGATCCAAATCATCATCTTATTGATTATGAGCCTAGAAAGAAGACTAGGAGGGATTCAGCTGAACATGATAGTGTGTTTCAAAGTGTTCATTCTGTAAAGGTGTCTTTTTCTAGCAATGGATGTGCCAATGCGTTTGACATTTCTTCATTTGACGGTCAGTATGAACATATGAACATGGATGACAAAATTCTTTTGGAGCTCAACAGCATAGGTCTATATCCAGAACTAGTG CCTAAAATGGATGACAAGAAGGATGAAGCAATTAAGCAAGAAATCAACCAGCTTAAGATAAAACTACGACAACAG AACTATAAGAAGAAGGCATTTTTGGAGAAAATATGTAAAGGTGTTGGAAGCATTTCTGTTAAGCG AGATCTTGAGCAGCTTGCGTTAGATAGATTGGTGGAGCTGGCCCACAGAAAACTTCTG GCAACTAGAGGAGGTTCTAGAAGCGTGATTTTAAAGATACCAAAGCACGTTGCATTAGCATTTGGGAAGAGGACTCTTGCCAGGTGTCGTAAATTTGGAAAAACAGGTATAAGTTGCTTCAACGTGCCTTCACTTCGAGATGTCCTTTTTGCTCCACGGGACAACAATGAGTTGGAGCCTACATCTTCTGTTGGTGGGCCCGTTGCTAATACCGTTACCAAATATATTGGATTCCAGAACCTTCACCCAGGTTCAAGGATGTCATCAG ATGAGGCTTTTGCTAGAAATGGACCAATTTTAAACAGAGGAAAGAAAAAAGAACTTTTACTCGATGATGTCGGTACAATGGAAAAACGTGCTTACCAGGGTGAGAGGAAACCAAAATTAAAACCCAAACAAAAGGCAGGTCAATCGCCAATACGTGGAAACGGTTTTGGTTACCAATCTACAAGGACATTACCATTACCGTCTTCAACATATGGACCGAATCATCATATTGTTGGTGACAGCAGCAGGGACTTTCAGACAGTGTCACACAGTAATGGGCATCGGGAAATGTTTAAGGAGAGTCAAGAAACGATTGACCCGCTTCATGATTTAGACCCGATTGATGAGTTGGGTGTAGGAACCGAGCTTGGGGGGCCTCAGGATCTGAGTTCTTTGTTGAATTTTGATGTTGAGGAATTACAAGACCATTATTCAGCTGGACTTGAGATACCAATGGATGATCTCACAGAATTGAATATGTTCTGA
- the LOC139895979 gene encoding uncharacterized protein isoform X1: MAGNARLESLSANSSEPGFTGPYSKGKRLSNLDRSGSFREGAESRVFSSGFAVSRGGGNASVASSGNLSLSQCLSLDPISIGDRKTDRSVELKRVMGLFVGSVSEENSSAAAVSGHSKPSTPVAVAEDLKRLRSSVVDTRTTARGRANKLDEHLHKLDKYCDGVVSKKTQRKELMNNDQAGALNSKTGTQIYKKSTELVNQRVEDRPKNVLLNKRVRSSVAETRQGELRGNGIKRQLVTTATDRDLLKDSVGESEILEDKIQKLPAVAEGWDKKMKRKRSVGTVLTRSMDSNGDPKRTLQNKVVSEHVVQPNNAVPFRLVACNGTGSIHKSEDKLEGPSLPNSSRPRFSPRNELEGPTRDIAAGSIKEGVLTKGNNKLNTHDDNHIVGGNLVTKGKASRTPRINAMVAASSSPITRQSVTPETRENATNGSSNRKRVPPSGSTSPSMAQWVGQRPQKMSRTRRANLVSPVSNQEEKPLVSDSCSHSDVSVKVASDGNNGPNLTKQSKPKVEPVEFPNRLSESEESVVQNESQNIGPSSAIGMKVKGVVNEENCEGVRKQVVRRGPSIARASSTLTEENLDNVTMVTPVTGVKPVTGVKPETGVNPETGVNPVTGANLIRTNRPGCEKDGSKSDRPLKKPSNRKGFSRLGHLPNGGSESTTTGNDDREELLAAANYARNASYLACSSAFWKKMEPIFAPVSSKDQLFLSSQLKEQDVHESFPQLPGCENNVVMNVAREALATVCDTNASGERNVHVKHQGSESFSGRLDSDKTSKDFIPLFQRVLSALIVEDTIDELEQEEEEEEEEDTGNIPLEDVLYDSVYDPNHHLIDYEPRKKTRRDSAEHDSVFQSVHSVKVSFSSNGCANAFDISSFDGQYEHMNMDDKILLELNSIGLYPELVPKMDDKKDEAIKQEINQLKIKLRQQNYKKKAFLEKICKGVGSISVKRDLEQLALDRLVELAHRKLLATRGGSRSVILKIPKHVALAFGKRTLARCRKFGKTGISCFNVPSLRDVLFAPRDNNELEPTSSVGGPVANTVTKYIGFQNLHPGSRMSSDEAFARNGPILNRGKKKELLLDDVGTMEKRAYQGERKPKLKPKQKAGQSPIRGNGFGYQSTRTLPLPSSTYGPNHHIVGDSSRDFQTVSHSNGHREMFKESQETIDPLHDLDPIDELGVGTELGGPQDLSSLLNFDVEELQDHYSAGLEIPMDDLTELNMF, translated from the exons ATGGCTGGTAATGCGAGATTGGAATCGTTATCAGCTAATTCATCAGAGCCAGGTTTTACAGGACCGTATTCCAAGGGAAAAAGGTTGTCTAATTTGGATAGGTCTGGAAGCTTCCGAGAAGGTGCGGAGAGTCGTGTTTTTAGTTCAGGGTTTGCCGTGTCACGTGGTGGAGGTAATGCGAGTGTAGCGTCATCGGGGAATTTATCGTTGTCTCAGTGTTTGTCTCTGGATCCGATTTCGATTGGTGATCGAAAAACTGATAGGTCGGTTGAGTTGAAAAGGGTTATGGGGCTATTTGTTGGTAGTGTTAGTGAAGAGAATTCGTCTGCAGCTGCTGTTTCTGGTCACTCGAAGCCTTCAACACCTGTGGCGGTTGCTGAAGATTTAAAGCGGTTGAGATCGAGCGTTGTGGATACACGTACGACTGCTAG AGGAAGGGCAAACAAATTGGATGAACACTTGCATAAATTGGATAAGTATTGTGATGGTGTAGTTTCAAAGAAAACGCAGAGGAAAGAGTTAATGAATAATGATCAAGCAGGTGCTTTAAACTCGAAGACTGGAACTCAAATATACAAAAAGTCTACAGAACTTGTAAATCAAAGAGTAGAAGATCGTCCTAAGAATGTACTTTTGAACAAGCGTGTTCGCTCTTCAGTTGCAGAAACAAGG CAGGGGGAACTACGGGGTAATGGTATAAAAAGGCAGCTTGTGACAACTGCTACAGATAGAGATTTACTCAAGGACAGTGTTGGAGAATCTGAGATATTAGAAGACAAGATTCAAAAGTTGCCTGCAGTCGCTGAAGGTTGGGataaaaaaatgaaaagaaaacgttCAGTAGGTACAGTGCTGACTAGATCTATGGATAGCAATGGAGACCCAAAACGAACTTTGCAAAATAAGGTTGTCAGTGAACACGTTGTACAACCAAACAATGCTGTTCCTTTCAG ATTAGTAGCTTGTAATGGTACTGGTAGCATTCACAAGTCAGAAGACAAGTTGGAAGGTCCATCGTTGCCTAATAGTTCCCGTCCTCGTTTTTCTCCTAGAAATGAACTGGAGGGGCCCACTAGAGATATTGCTGCCGGATCTATTAAGGAAGGTGTTCTTACAAAAGGAAACAATAA GTTAAATACTCATGACGACAATCATATTGTTGGTGGGAATTTAGTGACTAAGGGAAAGGCTTCGCGGACCCCACGCATCAATGCTATGGTGGCCGCCAGCTCATCCCCAATTACTCGTCAATCTGTAACACCAGAAACCCGCGAGAATGCGACCAATGGGTCTAGCAACCGGAAACGGGTTCCACCTTCTGGGTCAACTTCTCCCTCTATGGCCCAATGGGTTGGTCAAAGACCACAAAAAATGTCTCGAACTAGGAGAGCAAATCTGGTGTCTCCTGTCTCAAATCAAGAAGAAAAACCGTTAGTATCCGACAGCTGTTCGCACTCTGATGTTAGTGTTAAAGTGGCATCCGATGGAAACAATGGTCCTAATTTAACCAAACAATCGAAACCTAAAGTGGAGCCGGTTGAATTTCCAAATCGGTTGTCTGAAAGTGAAGAATCTGTTGTTCAAAATGAAAGTCAAAATATTGGACCTTCTTCAGCAATTGGAATGAAAGTCAAAGGTGTAGTTAATGAAGAAAATTGTGAGGGTGTGAGGAAACAAGTTGTGAGAAGAGGTCCTTCAATCGCAAGGGCTAGCTCTACACTAACTGAGGAGAATTTGGATAATGTAACCATGGTTACTCCAGTAACCGGGGTTAAGCCAGTAACCGGGGTTAAACCAGAAACGGGGGTTAATCCAGAAACGGGGGTTAATCCAGTAACCGGGGCTAATTTAATTCGAACTAATAGACCTGGTTGTGAGAAGGATGGAAG TAAGTCAGACCGACCATTGAAAAAGCCCTCAAACCGCAAGGGCTTTTCACGTCTTGGACATTTGCCCAACGGGGGTTCTGAGTCTACAACTACAG GAAATGATGACCGTGAAGAACTGTTAGCAGCTGCAAATTATGCTCGTAATGCTAGCT ATCTAGCATGTTCAAGCGCTTTCTGGAAAAAAATGGAACCTATATTCGCTCCTGTTAGTTCAAAAGATCAATTATTCCTATCCTCACAG CTAAAGGAGCAGGATGTTCATGAAAGTTTTCCTCAGTTGCCTGGTTGTGAGAATAACGTTGTG ATGAACGTTGCACGTGAAGCCTTAGCAACTGTTTGTGACACAAACGCCTCTGGTGAAAGAAATGTGCATGTGAAACATCAAGGAAGTGAGTCTTTTTCTGGGAGACTCGATTCAGATAAAACGTCCAAAGATTTCATTCCATTATTCCAGAGAGTATTATCAGCACTCATTGTAGAAGACACCATTGATGAACttgaacaagaagaagaagaagaagaagaagaagacactgGAAACATACCGCTCGAGGATGTTTTGTATGATTCAGTTTATGATCCAAATCATCATCTTATTGATTATGAGCCTAGAAAGAAGACTAGGAGGGATTCAGCTGAACATGATAGTGTGTTTCAAAGTGTTCATTCTGTAAAGGTGTCTTTTTCTAGCAATGGATGTGCCAATGCGTTTGACATTTCTTCATTTGACGGTCAGTATGAACATATGAACATGGATGACAAAATTCTTTTGGAGCTCAACAGCATAGGTCTATATCCAGAACTAGTG CCTAAAATGGATGACAAGAAGGATGAAGCAATTAAGCAAGAAATCAACCAGCTTAAGATAAAACTACGACAACAG AACTATAAGAAGAAGGCATTTTTGGAGAAAATATGTAAAGGTGTTGGAAGCATTTCTGTTAAGCG AGATCTTGAGCAGCTTGCGTTAGATAGATTGGTGGAGCTGGCCCACAGAAAACTTCTG GCAACTAGAGGAGGTTCTAGAAGCGTGATTTTAAAGATACCAAAGCACGTTGCATTAGCATTTGGGAAGAGGACTCTTGCCAGGTGTCGTAAATTTGGAAAAACAGGTATAAGTTGCTTCAACGTGCCTTCACTTCGAGATGTCCTTTTTGCTCCACGGGACAACAATGAGTTGGAGCCTACATCTTCTGTTGGTGGGCCCGTTGCTAATACCGTTACCAAATATATTGGATTCCAGAACCTTCACCCAGGTTCAAGGATGTCATCAG ATGAGGCTTTTGCTAGAAATGGACCAATTTTAAACAGAGGAAAGAAAAAAGAACTTTTACTCGATGATGTCGGTACAATGGAAAAACGTGCTTACCAGGGTGAGAGGAAACCAAAATTAAAACCCAAACAAAAGGCAGGTCAATCGCCAATACGTGGAAACGGTTTTGGTTACCAATCTACAAGGACATTACCATTACCGTCTTCAACATATGGACCGAATCATCATATTGTTGGTGACAGCAGCAGGGACTTTCAGACAGTGTCACACAGTAATGGGCATCGGGAAATGTTTAAGGAGAGTCAAGAAACGATTGACCCGCTTCATGATTTAGACCCGATTGATGAGTTGGGTGTAGGAACCGAGCTTGGGGGGCCTCAGGATCTGAGTTCTTTGTTGAATTTTGATGTTGAGGAATTACAAGACCATTATTCAGCTGGACTTGAGATACCAATGGATGATCTCACAGAATTGAATATGTTCTGA
- the LOC139895979 gene encoding uncharacterized protein isoform X3 codes for MNNDQAGALNSKTGTQIYKKSTELVNQRVEDRPKNVLLNKRVRSSVAETRQGELRGNGIKRQLVTTATDRDLLKDSVGESEILEDKIQKLPAVAEGWDKKMKRKRSVGTVLTRSMDSNGDPKRTLQNKVVSEHVVQPNNAVPFRLVACNGTGSIHKSEDKLEGPSLPNSSRPRFSPRNELEGPTRDIAAGSIKEGVLTKGNNKLNTHDDNHIVGGNLVTKGKASRTPRINAMVAASSSPITRQSVTPETRENATNGSSNRKRVPPSGSTSPSMAQWVGQRPQKMSRTRRANLVSPVSNQEEKPLVSDSCSHSDVSVKVASDGNNGPNLTKQSKPKVEPVEFPNRLSESEESVVQNESQNIGPSSAIGMKVKGVVNEENCEGVRKQVVRRGPSIARASSTLTEENLDNVTMVTPVTGVKPVTGVKPETGVNPETGVNPVTGANLIRTNRPGCEKDGSKSDRPLKKPSNRKGFSRLGHLPNGGSESTTTGNDDREELLAAANYARNASYLACSSAFWKKMEPIFAPVSSKDQLFLSSQLKEQDVHESFPQLPGCENNVVMNVAREALATVCDTNASGERNVHVKHQGSESFSGRLDSDKTSKDFIPLFQRVLSALIVEDTIDELEQEEEEEEEEDTGNIPLEDVLYDSVYDPNHHLIDYEPRKKTRRDSAEHDSVFQSVHSVKVSFSSNGCANAFDISSFDGQYEHMNMDDKILLELNSIGLYPELVPKMDDKKDEAIKQEINQLKIKLRQQNYKKKAFLEKICKGVGSISVKRDLEQLALDRLVELAHRKLLATRGGSRSVILKIPKHVALAFGKRTLARCRKFGKTGISCFNVPSLRDVLFAPRDNNELEPTSSVGGPVANTVTKYIGFQNLHPGSRMSSDEAFARNGPILNRGKKKELLLDDVGTMEKRAYQGERKPKLKPKQKAGQSPIRGNGFGYQSTRTLPLPSSTYGPNHHIVGDSSRDFQTVSHSNGHREMFKESQETIDPLHDLDPIDELGVGTELGGPQDLSSLLNFDVEELQDHYSAGLEIPMDDLTELNMF; via the exons ATGAATAATGATCAAGCAGGTGCTTTAAACTCGAAGACTGGAACTCAAATATACAAAAAGTCTACAGAACTTGTAAATCAAAGAGTAGAAGATCGTCCTAAGAATGTACTTTTGAACAAGCGTGTTCGCTCTTCAGTTGCAGAAACAAGG CAGGGGGAACTACGGGGTAATGGTATAAAAAGGCAGCTTGTGACAACTGCTACAGATAGAGATTTACTCAAGGACAGTGTTGGAGAATCTGAGATATTAGAAGACAAGATTCAAAAGTTGCCTGCAGTCGCTGAAGGTTGGGataaaaaaatgaaaagaaaacgttCAGTAGGTACAGTGCTGACTAGATCTATGGATAGCAATGGAGACCCAAAACGAACTTTGCAAAATAAGGTTGTCAGTGAACACGTTGTACAACCAAACAATGCTGTTCCTTTCAG ATTAGTAGCTTGTAATGGTACTGGTAGCATTCACAAGTCAGAAGACAAGTTGGAAGGTCCATCGTTGCCTAATAGTTCCCGTCCTCGTTTTTCTCCTAGAAATGAACTGGAGGGGCCCACTAGAGATATTGCTGCCGGATCTATTAAGGAAGGTGTTCTTACAAAAGGAAACAATAA GTTAAATACTCATGACGACAATCATATTGTTGGTGGGAATTTAGTGACTAAGGGAAAGGCTTCGCGGACCCCACGCATCAATGCTATGGTGGCCGCCAGCTCATCCCCAATTACTCGTCAATCTGTAACACCAGAAACCCGCGAGAATGCGACCAATGGGTCTAGCAACCGGAAACGGGTTCCACCTTCTGGGTCAACTTCTCCCTCTATGGCCCAATGGGTTGGTCAAAGACCACAAAAAATGTCTCGAACTAGGAGAGCAAATCTGGTGTCTCCTGTCTCAAATCAAGAAGAAAAACCGTTAGTATCCGACAGCTGTTCGCACTCTGATGTTAGTGTTAAAGTGGCATCCGATGGAAACAATGGTCCTAATTTAACCAAACAATCGAAACCTAAAGTGGAGCCGGTTGAATTTCCAAATCGGTTGTCTGAAAGTGAAGAATCTGTTGTTCAAAATGAAAGTCAAAATATTGGACCTTCTTCAGCAATTGGAATGAAAGTCAAAGGTGTAGTTAATGAAGAAAATTGTGAGGGTGTGAGGAAACAAGTTGTGAGAAGAGGTCCTTCAATCGCAAGGGCTAGCTCTACACTAACTGAGGAGAATTTGGATAATGTAACCATGGTTACTCCAGTAACCGGGGTTAAGCCAGTAACCGGGGTTAAACCAGAAACGGGGGTTAATCCAGAAACGGGGGTTAATCCAGTAACCGGGGCTAATTTAATTCGAACTAATAGACCTGGTTGTGAGAAGGATGGAAG TAAGTCAGACCGACCATTGAAAAAGCCCTCAAACCGCAAGGGCTTTTCACGTCTTGGACATTTGCCCAACGGGGGTTCTGAGTCTACAACTACAG GAAATGATGACCGTGAAGAACTGTTAGCAGCTGCAAATTATGCTCGTAATGCTAGCT ATCTAGCATGTTCAAGCGCTTTCTGGAAAAAAATGGAACCTATATTCGCTCCTGTTAGTTCAAAAGATCAATTATTCCTATCCTCACAG CTAAAGGAGCAGGATGTTCATGAAAGTTTTCCTCAGTTGCCTGGTTGTGAGAATAACGTTGTG ATGAACGTTGCACGTGAAGCCTTAGCAACTGTTTGTGACACAAACGCCTCTGGTGAAAGAAATGTGCATGTGAAACATCAAGGAAGTGAGTCTTTTTCTGGGAGACTCGATTCAGATAAAACGTCCAAAGATTTCATTCCATTATTCCAGAGAGTATTATCAGCACTCATTGTAGAAGACACCATTGATGAACttgaacaagaagaagaagaagaagaagaagaagacactgGAAACATACCGCTCGAGGATGTTTTGTATGATTCAGTTTATGATCCAAATCATCATCTTATTGATTATGAGCCTAGAAAGAAGACTAGGAGGGATTCAGCTGAACATGATAGTGTGTTTCAAAGTGTTCATTCTGTAAAGGTGTCTTTTTCTAGCAATGGATGTGCCAATGCGTTTGACATTTCTTCATTTGACGGTCAGTATGAACATATGAACATGGATGACAAAATTCTTTTGGAGCTCAACAGCATAGGTCTATATCCAGAACTAGTG CCTAAAATGGATGACAAGAAGGATGAAGCAATTAAGCAAGAAATCAACCAGCTTAAGATAAAACTACGACAACAG AACTATAAGAAGAAGGCATTTTTGGAGAAAATATGTAAAGGTGTTGGAAGCATTTCTGTTAAGCG AGATCTTGAGCAGCTTGCGTTAGATAGATTGGTGGAGCTGGCCCACAGAAAACTTCTG GCAACTAGAGGAGGTTCTAGAAGCGTGATTTTAAAGATACCAAAGCACGTTGCATTAGCATTTGGGAAGAGGACTCTTGCCAGGTGTCGTAAATTTGGAAAAACAGGTATAAGTTGCTTCAACGTGCCTTCACTTCGAGATGTCCTTTTTGCTCCACGGGACAACAATGAGTTGGAGCCTACATCTTCTGTTGGTGGGCCCGTTGCTAATACCGTTACCAAATATATTGGATTCCAGAACCTTCACCCAGGTTCAAGGATGTCATCAG ATGAGGCTTTTGCTAGAAATGGACCAATTTTAAACAGAGGAAAGAAAAAAGAACTTTTACTCGATGATGTCGGTACAATGGAAAAACGTGCTTACCAGGGTGAGAGGAAACCAAAATTAAAACCCAAACAAAAGGCAGGTCAATCGCCAATACGTGGAAACGGTTTTGGTTACCAATCTACAAGGACATTACCATTACCGTCTTCAACATATGGACCGAATCATCATATTGTTGGTGACAGCAGCAGGGACTTTCAGACAGTGTCACACAGTAATGGGCATCGGGAAATGTTTAAGGAGAGTCAAGAAACGATTGACCCGCTTCATGATTTAGACCCGATTGATGAGTTGGGTGTAGGAACCGAGCTTGGGGGGCCTCAGGATCTGAGTTCTTTGTTGAATTTTGATGTTGAGGAATTACAAGACCATTATTCAGCTGGACTTGAGATACCAATGGATGATCTCACAGAATTGAATATGTTCTGA
- the LOC139895980 gene encoding uncharacterized protein has product MRGANLLWNVCKSSFTFGLIGLTISDRVAGIVPVRGTSMYPTFNPHYTTSSGFFDDRVLVEKRCLTDYKFSHGDVVVFCSPSNYKERNIKRITGMSGDWISVPLSYDAVKIPEGHCWVEGDNPTDSKDSRSFGPIPLGLIRGRVTHIIWPPQRAGKIDRKFPQGGLTTI; this is encoded by the exons ATGAGAGGTGCTAACTTACTCTGGAATGTATGTAAATCATCCTTCACATTTGGGTTAATTGGTCTCACAATATCTGATCGTGTTGCTGGTATTGTTCCCGTGCGTGGGACCTCTATGTACCCCACATTCAATCCTCATTATACTACTAGTTCAGGATTCTTTG ATGATCGTGTCCTGGTGGAGAAACGCTGTTTGACAGATTACAAGTTCTCACATGGTGATGTTGTAGTTTTCTG CTCCCCAAGTAATTACAAGGAGAGAAACATAAAACGTATAACTGGTATGTCAGGTGATTGGATAAGTGTTCCTTTGTCTTATGATGCTGTGAAGATTCCGGAAGGACATTGTTGGGTTGAAGGAGACAATCCAACAGACAGCAAGGACTCACGATCCTTTGGCCCG ATTCCGCTGGGTTTAATCCGTGGAAGGGTTACGCATATTATCTGGCCACCTCAAAGAGCAGGAAAAATTGATAGAAAGTTTCCTCAAGGTGGACTCACCACTATCTAA